The window CGTCCCGCTTTCCTCGCGGGTGACCGGCATCACCCCGTCGTTGCGCGGCGTGCGAAGCGAGGCCCGTCGGTTCTACAACCACGCGGCGCCGGTCGCGATGAGCAGCCTCGGTAAGGTGTTCCAGAGCCGCATCGACGTGCTGCTGGTTGGCGCGCTGCTTTCGGCCGTTGCAGCCGGGGTCTACAACGCCGTTCTGGTGTTGATTGCCATCGCGTGGATTCCGCTGTTGTCGTTCAACCAACTGCTGCCGCCGGTCGCCTCCGAACTCTATGCGGACGGGGAGACGGGGACGCTCAACGCCGTCTACTCGTCGGTGACGCGGCTGATAGTCACGACGGTCGTCCCGATACTGGCCGTCCTCGTCGTCTACGGCCGGGAGTTGCTCGGCGTCTTCGGCCCGACCTACACGCAGGGCTACGTGGCCCTGGTCGTCTATCTCGCCGGCGTGTTCGTCGGGAGCGCTGTCGGCGCGACAGGGTGGCTCCTGATGATGACCGACCACCAGTACGCGCGGATGGCCCTCGACTGGTTCCTCGCGGCCCTCAACGTCGGCCTGACGTACGCGTTCATCCTCGAACTCGGCCTCGAAGGCGCCGCCCTCGGCACCTCGCTTGCCATCGCTATCCAGAACGGCATTCAGGTCTTCCTGTTGCGCCGGTTCGAGGGGCTGTGGCCCTTCGACCGGACGTTCCTCACCCCGCTTGCGGCGGGCGCCGTCGCCCTCGTGGTCATGTGGGCGGTTCGACTCGCCGTGCCGGGACTGGCCGCCGTCGCCGTCGGTGGCGTCGTCGGCGTTCTCGCGTACGTGGGGTGTCTCTACGTCCTCGGCGTCGACCCGCGGGACCGACTCGTGGTCCGCGAGTTGGCCGACAGGTACGCCAGCGACCTGACGCGCTTGCTTCCCCGGTGACCCCCTCTGTGGTGGGGAATCGGCCCCGCCCCCGATTCCAATCCCTTTTTGCCACCCGCCCTCGTCGTCGGTTCCATGCGAGTCGCGGTCGTCTTCAGGTCCCCGCCGCCCCAGTCCGACCGTGACGGTGCCGCCCGCCTCAAACGGCTCGCGGTCGCCTTCGCCGACCGCGGCCACGACGTGACCGTCTACTGTGTCGGCTGGTGGGGCGAGGACACCCGCCGAATCCAACTCGACGGCGTCACCTACGAGGCAGTGGTTCACGACCGGCCCGCCCTCTTTTATACTCGGATTACGGGCCTGCTGGCCCGCCACCGCCCCGACGTCGTCCTCGTGTCGCCGGACCCGCCGGGCGCCGTCGTCTCCGCCCGAATCGGCGCCCTCGCTGCCCGCGCACCGCTTGTCTGTGACTGGTACGGCGACGAACCCGGCGCGGCTGATTCCCGGTGGGGCGGCGCGGCTGCTCGCCTGCCGACCCGCGTGGTGGCGCCCTCGGAACTCCAGCGCACGCGGGTGCGGGAACGCGGTGCCTCCGGCGAGGGGACCGTCGTCGTGCCGAACGGCATCGACTTCTCGCTCGTGGAATCGACCGACCCCGACGAGCGCCGCGAGGTGGTCTACGCCCGGCGCCTCGACGAGGCGGCCAATCTCGAAAGCCTCCTGCTGGCGCTGGCGGAACTCCGCGGCGAGGACGGCTGGACGGCGACAGTCGTCGGCGACGGCCCACAGCGGGCCGACTACGAGAGACAGGCTCGTGACCTCGGTATCGGCGACCGCGTCGAGTTCGTCGGCGACCTCGACCGCGAGGACCGCGTCGCCGTCTATCGCGGCGCCCACACGTTCGTCCAGACGTCGAGACACGAGACCTTCGCCGACGAACTGCTCTGGGCGCTGGCCGCCGGCTGTGTCGGCGTCGTCGAGTATCAGGAGGATTCCAGCGCCCACGAACTCGTCGAGCGACGGGAACGCGGGATTCGCGTCACCGACATGGAGGCCCTCGACGAGGCCATCGCCGACTCCTGGGAGCTAGCGTTCCGCGACATCGATAGCGACTTCGAGGAGTTCGACCACGGGGCCGTCGTCGACGATTATCTCGACCTCTTTCGGGACTGCGGCGCGGAGTAGCTTCCTGCGAACCGATTGACAATTCTGTTTGGAGGCGTTCTGACGCCTAGTTTGATGTGTGGGTGGCAATATTTACCACGCATGAGTTGGCGTCAGGCCGAACGGGAGTACACGGACGAGGTAATCGGGGAGACGACCATCCCGGAGTTAATCTTCGGCTCGGTCGACCGCAACGCCGAGCGGGACGCACAGTTGTACAAGGGGGGCATCTACGACCGGTCGCTGACGCCTGAGATTGCCCCGGAACCGCCGGCAGGCGAATACGGCGCCATCACGTACGCGGAGTTCGGCGACATCGTCCGCAACCTGACGGCGGGGTTCCGCGACCTCGGCGTCGGACCGGACGACCGGGTCGGTATCTACGCCGACACGCGGATGGAATGGATTCAGTCCGACTTCGCCGTCCAGGCCGCCGAGGGCGTCGTCACGACCGTCTACACCGAATCGTCCGCGCCGCAGGTCGAGTACCTTCTCGACGACAACGACGCGATGGGGTGTGTCGTCGGCACCGAGGGCCTACTGGAGACGCTGCTTGAAGTCGAAGCCGACCTCGACCTCGAGTTCATCGTCACGCTCGACGACGTCAGCGACGAGTACACCAACCGCGATGACGTCCACACGCTGGCGGACGTCCACGACATCGGCGCGGAAACCTTCGACGAAGCGGCGTTCCAGTCGTGGCTCGACAACCGGGAGTGGACGGACCTCTGTTCGCTCGTCTACACCTCGGGGACGACCGGCGACCCGAAGGGCGTCCAGTTGAGCCACAAGAACTGGCGGACCTCGTTCAATCAGTTGCGCAAGCGCATCGGCCCGCGACCGGACAAGGGCGAGGACGTCCCGGCCATGGAGGGCGGCATGACGGCGCTTGCGTTCCTACCGCTGGCGCATGCCTTCGAGCGCATCAACCACTTCCACGAACTCGCTATCGGGATGACCGTCGCCTACGCCGAAAGCGCCGACACCGTCGGCGACGACCTCCAGCAGGTCCAACCCGAGGCCGCCGCGTCGGTGCCGCGGGTCTACGAGCGCATCTACGCCCAGATGCGCGAGCAGGCCTCCGAATCGCCGGTCAAAAAGCGCATCTTCGAGTGGGCTGTCGACACCGCTCAGACGTACGACGACGCCGACGACCCCGGGTTCCTGCTGGAGACGAAACTGAAACTCGCCGACAAACTCGTCTTCTCGCAGGTCCGGGATGCGCTGGGCGGCAACATCGAACTGTTCGTCTCCGGTGGCGGCTCGCTGTCGGCGGACCTCGCGAAGCTCTATCGGGCGATGGGGCTGACGATTCTGGAGGGATACGGCCTGACGGAAACCGCGCCGGCGCTGACGGTGAACCCGCCGGAGGACATCCGCATCGGGACGATGGGCGTCGCGCTATGCGACGTCGACCTCGAACTGGACCCCAACGTCGTCAGCGAGGAGACGAAGGAAAGCGCCGACGGCGAGGTGGGCGAGTTGCTCGCGAAGGGGCCGAACGTCTTCGAGGGCTACTGGAACAAGCCCGACAAGACCGAGGCGGCGTTCACCGACGACGGGTATTTCCGGACCGGAGACATCGTCGCCCGCGACGAGGACGGCTACGTCACCTTCGTCGACCGCCTCAAGAACCTCATCGTGCTGGATACGGGCAAGAACGTCGCGCCCGAACCCATCGAAGACGAGTTCGCCACCTCGGCCCGTATCGACCAGATAATGGTCGTCGGCGACGACGAGAAGTTCGTCGCCGCCATCGTGGCGCCGAACTTCGAGGAACTGTGGGAGTGGGCCGACGAGGAGGGCCTCGACCTCCCCGAGACCCCCGAGGACGCCATCGAGACCGACGAGGTCCGCGCGTGGATCGACGAGGAAATCGACCGCGTCAACGACCGTCTCGCGAAACACGAGCAGATCAAGGCGTTCCGACTCGTCGCGACCGAGTGGACGCCCGACAATGACCTGCTTACCCCGTCGATGAAGAAAAAACGGCGGAACATCCGCGGCACCTTCGAGGACGAACTCGACGAGATTTATGGGCGGGCAGCGGCCGACGAGACCGGTCCCGAAGCCGAGGCGACGACGGACTGACGCTCCGCCGTCGGCCGGCGGGTTTCCGGCCGTGAGTCGGTCGACCCGCTTAAAAGGGCGGAGGCCGAACACGTTCCTATCACATGGGCCGGGACTCGACACTGTTTGCCAACCTCGGCCGGCGGCTCTTCGAAAAGGCGGTCGAAGCTTCGGGCCACTCGGTGTATTTCACCGACCGGAACGGCGTCATCCAGTACGTCAACCCCGCCTTCGAGGAGGTGACGGGGTATACCGCCGCGGAGGCGGTCGGCAAGACGCCGCGCATTCTGAAATCGGGCGAGCACGACGAGGCGTTCTACGAGGAACTGTGGGAGACGATTCTCGCCGGCGACGTCTGGCGGAACGAACTCATCAATCGCCGGAAATCCGGCGAGCGATACGTCGTCGACCAGACCATCGCACCCGTCGAGGACGACGGCGAGATAACCCACTTCGTCGCGATAAACGTCGATATCACCGACCAGCACGACTACGAGCGCCGCCTCGAACGGCAGAACGAACGGCTCGACGAGTTCGCCTCGGTCGTCAGCCACGACCTCAACAACATGCTGACCGTCGCCAGCGGCAACACCGAACTGGCCCGGGAAACCGGCGACCACTCGCGGCTGGACCGCGTCGAGGAGGCCCACGACCGCATGCAGGAACTCACCGACGAACTCCTCACCCTCGCTCGGTCCGGTCAGGCCGTCGAAAACGAGCAGGCCGTCTCGCTCGTCTCGGCGGCCAAGGAAGCCTGGAGTACGACCGCGACCGCCGACGCGACGCTGGCGTGTGAGGACGACGTCGACGTCGTCGCCGACAGAGAGCGGCTGAGACAGCTCTTCGAGAACCTCTTTCGCAACGCCGTGGAACATGGTTCCACGAGCCCTCGCTCGTCCACTCGCGAGGACGCTGTCGAGCATGGTTCGACAAGCCCTCCTTCGCGGACTCAGGAGGACGCTATCGAATGCGGTTCGGCAAGCCCGTCCTCGTCATCTCGGACGGACGCCGTGGAACACGGATCAGACCCCCCGGCATCGGAGCCGCCCACGGGTGGCGACGCCAAACGCGACGGCGACGGGGTCACCGTCCGCGTCGGTGTCGACGACGACACCATCTACGTCGCCGACGACGGCGTCGGTATCGACCCGGACGAGCGAACCGAGGTCTTCGAGAAGGGGTATACGACCGATGACGACGGCAACGGCTACGGCCTCACCATCGTCAGGAACATCGCCGAGGCGCACGGTTGGGGGGTCAACGTAACCGAGAGTTCCGCAGGCGGCGCCCGCTTCGAGATTACGGACGCCGAGTTCGACGCCTGAGCGGACTGCCCCTCTCGACCGGTCGCGGTCTCATTTCTTGGCGAACCGTTCGGGGTCGGCAGCGGCCTCGGCGGTCCGGACCGCAGCGGCGTTCTCCGCGACGTCGTGGACGCGGACGATATCCGCGCCGCGCTCGGCGGCGATGGCGCTGCCGGCGACAGTCGAGGCGAGTCGCTCGTCAGGGCCGCCGTCGTCGACCAGTCCGAACATCGATTTGTGGGAGTGACCGACCAGAATCGGACAGCCGAGCGCGCGGAACTCGTCGACGCGACCCAGCAACTCGAAGTTCTCGGCGGCGGACTTCCCGAAGCCGAGGCCGGGGTCGACGATGATTTGCGAGCGGTCGAGACCCGCCTTCTCGGCCAGCAGGACGCGCTCGGTCAGCGAGTCGATGGTGTCGGCGACGACGTCGTCGTACTCCACGTCGGCGCCGGGGTCGACGGGCGTCTCGATGGAGTGCATCACGACGACGGGCACGTCGTAGTCGGCCGCCACGAGGCGCATCTCGGGGTCTTCGAGGCCCGAAACGTCGTTGAGGATGTCGGCGCCGGCATCGAGGGCGGCGCGGGCGACGTCGGCCTTTCGGGTATCGACGGAAACGAGAGCGTCGGTCTCGGCGAGTGCTTCGACGACCGGGACGACGCGGTCGATTTCCTCCTCGATGGGCACGGGGTCGGCGCCGGGGCGGGTGGATTCCCCGCCGACGTCGATGATGTCGGCGCCGTTTTCGACCATCCGTTCGGCCCGCTCGACGGCGTCGTCGAGGGTGTCGTAGCGGCCGCCGTCGTGGAACGAGTCGGGCGTGACGTTGAGGATGCCCATGATGGCGGTGCCGTCCGCCCAGGGGTAGTCGCCCGTTTCGGGTCGATACTGGATGCCCAGCGCCTCGCGGATTTCGGTCCCGACGGCGGGAAGGCCGTCGGGTTGGCCCTGGAGTTTCTCGCTCAGGCGCTTGAACTGCGAGAGGGTGCCCATCAGGACGACGTCGACCAGTTCTCGGTCCTGTGCGTCGACGCCGGAGGTGGCACACTCCCCGCCCAAAGAGAGCAGTTCCTGCTTGAGGTAGGCGGCCTGTTTCGGGCGAACACGGGTGGCAAGGACGCGGTGGACGCCCTTGCCGCGCATGCGGTAGACACCGCCCTCGGTGACGTTCGCACCTTCCAGCACGTCGGCGGCGGTGTCGATGTCGGGCACGCGCTTGGGGACGTACTCGCGGGTCCAGCGGCGGCGGGCCTCGGCGACGACGAACAGCGAGCCACAGACGAGGACGGCGTCGTCCTCGCCGGCGTTTTCCACGGCGGTTTCGACCGCGTGGGTAACGGAGCCAACGGCGTCGACCGTTTCGGCGTCGTCCTCGAAGACCGCTGCGAGGGCATCGATGGACTCCGCACGCTCGAAGTCCGGTCGGCAGGTGTAAACGTGGTCGGCCGTCGGGAGCGCGTCGGCCATCCCCGCGTGGTCCTTGTCGCACATCGCGCCGAAGACGAGGTGCAGGTCGTCGTAGTCGAACGTGCCGAGAGTCTCGCTGACGCCCTCGCAACTGCCGGGGTTGTGCGCGCCGTCGAGAACGACGAGCGGCGCCTGTTCCATCACCTCGAAGCGGCCGGGCCAGGAGGCGTTCCGGAGGCCGCGTTCGATGTCCTCGACGGCAACGCTTCCCAGTTGTCGGGCCAGTGCTGCCGCCACGCCGGCGTTGCGGGCCTGATAGGACCCGAGCAAGGCGAGGTGGGTTCTGGCCGACCAATCCGCGGCCGACAAATCCACGGCCTGTTCGATGTCCTCCCGGCCGCGGTCGGTGACGCGAACGTCGGCATCGTCGTCCTCACCGACGCGAACCACGTCGCCGGCGACGTCCTTGACGGCGGCCAGCACGCCGCCGGTCGTCGCGGTGACGAGGGGCTTGTCTTCGGGTACGACGGCGGCCTTGTCGCGGGCGATTTCCTCGACCGTATCGCCGAGGATGTCGGCGTGTTCGAGGGTGACGCTGGTGACGGCGGCGGCCTCGGCGTCGACGGCGCTGGTGGCGTCGTGTTTGCCGCCGATACCGACCTCCAGAACGGCGATATCGACGTCCGCGCGGGCGAAGGCCCAGACGGCAAGCGCCGTCGTCGTCTCGAAGAAGGTGGGCGACTGGCCCTCTGCGGCCTCATCGGTGACGTAGGGTTCGACCTCCTCGACGAACTCGGTAACGGCCGCCTTCGGCACTTTGCGACCGTCGATGCGGACACGTTCGCGAATGTCGTCGAGGTGCGGCGAGGTGTAGAGGCCGACGTCGTATCCGGCCTCGCGAAGGATGCGCTCGACCATACGGGCCGTACTCCCCTTCCCGTTCGACCCGGCAATCTGGACGACACGAAGGCCGTCGTCCGGTGCGTCCAGATAATCGAGGAGGCGCCGCGTGGACTCGACGCCCGTCCGCGGCGAGTATCGGCGGAGGTCGAACAGGAAGTTCGCCGCCTCGTGGTACTCCATATTAGAGGGATTGTGGGCGGCCGCTTTAGCGTGTCGAAGGACGATACTGTTCGCGCCTCGCCCGGCCGCGGTGGGTTTCTTACGACGGCGCGTGTGGAGTCGGTATGGTCTCGAATACACGGCTGTACGGGGCGGCCATCGCGTTCGTCTCGGGCCTGTACTCGCTGTGGAGCGCGTCGATGGCCTCGCGAATGGTGACGAGCGGTTGGCTCATGGGCGTTCTCGGTGTTGTCGTCATCGTCCACGGCGCCGTTCTCCTGACCGAGTACGCCGAGCGACTCGCCGGTGCCAGCGGCCCGCTCATGATTGCCTATTCCATCGTGATGCTCCTCAATCAGGCGTTTCTCGGCACGGGCATGATGAACGATGGAAGCGAGATGGGCATGAACGGCGGTATGAGCGGCGGCATGGCCAGCAGTTCGATGACGACCGGAATGGGGTGGGATGCGGGCATGGTCGCCCTCGCGGTGTTGATGCTCATCAGCGGTCTCATCATGGCCTCACGTGAGTCGGACGATACGACCGACGGGATGTGACCGGGCACCGAGACAGACTGCCGATTCGCCCACCGCCTTCGGCATAATCATTAACCGGACTCTCGACGAATATCCGGACGTATGCTCGAACTTTATCAGGCCGAAGACTGCCCGTACTGCCAGAAAGTACGCGAGAAACTGATGGAGTTGGGCGTCTCCTATGTCAACCACAACCCGCGGACCGCCGAAAACGACGTCCGGAACCAGCAGGTCCTCGAGGAGATGGTGGCTCTCGGCGGCAAGGACCAGGTGCCGTTCCTCGTCGACAATCAGCGCGGCGCCCAAATCTACGAGAGCGACGATATCGTCGAGTACCTCGAAGAACACTACGGGTGAGGCGTCGAAGCGGTAGGGTCGTACAGAAGGCTCTTTTGAAATCCTCAACAAATGATAGGTAATAGGCTTCGTACTGTATACAGGGCGCGTATCTCGCAAGCAGCTTTGACCAATTCGATTCGGTCGATATAGATGACCCACATACCGACATAGGATGCAAACCTATCGACGTGGTGTCAGAGATTATGTCCGAGATACAGAGGGTGTGTTAGCAATGTCATCCTGCCAATTTTATTGGTGCAGGAGTGGTCTGGTTTTGGGACGCGTTGAGTCACTCTATCGGTGTGTCTGTCACTTGTTCCGTTGTTGTCGTTGCCGTTGACCGTGAGCGAAGGACGTACCAGACCGCAAGGAAAGCGATGGCGTTCACGCTTTCACCGACCGCCCCCCGTATGTTCGTGGAGAACGTCCCTGAACCGAGTAACACGAACAGGATTGCAACAGAGGCGACCAGCATCAGACCACCAACAACCGTGGGGAATGCATCGGTTCGGAGTCCTGCGATGCCGAAGAGGATGAACGAAAGGAGAGTAAATACAACTGTACCGGCCCCGAAAACCGCGATAAGTGGTGTGGTAACACCGAGATTTTGCAGTATCGATGTGGCTATCAACCCCACAGCAAAAACCATCGCCCCGCTGAGAAGGACACGGCTCAGTTTTCCTATCCGGGGATGGAGTTCTATCAAGCCAACGGAGAGGCCGGCTAATCCGAGGAGGACGGCCAAGCGACCAACGATGACAGTCGGGTATATCCAGTCAAAAAAGGTGACACTTTCTACCAGATACGCGGCCCCATGGTTGAGTGCAAAGATGAGTTCAAGGACGAAGCCAACGAAAAACAGCGTCGGACTCCACGCCTCAAGCGCTTTCCAATATTGCTTGCTAATGATTGACATAGGAGGGGAGATACAGCGATAATACGTATAAAAATTTCTTAACAATAATTATGTTTAATAGGAGAGACCTAATTGTTGAGTCGGCCAATACCCAAACACGTCTCACGGCTGGTTCCGCCTCGCAACGCTGGAACTATCTCAGACCAGATTCGGTCGGTGTAGAGGACGTTTCTATCAGAGACGGCATAAACCGGTTCCTCATCCCATGAACGTACCATTACTTCGTAGTTGGATCGGGCGTTGGCTCCGCGTGGTCGGTCGGGATGCCGTCAGTGGGGAGCAAATAACCGATAGTAAGCGGAAAGACGCCAGTTGCCACGAGGAGAACGACCGGGAGCCATTCAGTTCCGCTTATAAGTGGAGATATAGTTGCGATTCCCAGAATCCATATACCGACAAATCCCAGCAAAAGACCACCGACAGTGCGGGACAGAGTTCTCGTCCAAAGGATGGTAACACCGAATAGGAGTAACCCGAGAAGCGTAATTCCAACAGTTATCGGGATGAGCATTCCCGGTGGTAACGGCTGGTTGAGGATTGTCATCATGACTGCCCAGATGATGAGGGTGAGGAGAGAACCAGTACCGACAGCAACGAGGGTGAGGCTGATACCCGCCAATCGAGGAGCCTGATTCGTTAATCGACGATAAAACCCTAAGACTCCGACGACAGCAACCACCAAGCCAGAAATGTAAATAACGAAGTTCTGCAATCCAGTATCCCCCAGATACGGCGTGAGCCGCTGGAATAACTCGTAGATTGCGTTAAAGAAGAAAAGTCCACTAGAAAGAAAAAATAGCCACGCACTACTTTGTTCGAGCGATCCCCATATTTTCTTGCTAACAATACCCATGCCCTCCATTGTATTTAACAATTATAAAAAGTATTGGCCATATTGTCTCAGCGATTTATAGTGAGTGTCACCCTAATACCTTCGCAGTCGAACTGTGATGGCTGTTTCAGCGGTTCTGTTGAATTCGTATTCACTCGACACTATATGTGGTGTAACAGCCCGTAAGTAGGATTACGAATTGACCGGGATACTTCCATCAGAATTAGCTGATGACCGAGATAGTGTGCGAGATACAGAGCGCGTCTTCATCACTCAACAGTGGACTCTGGCGCTGGCTCTGTGGTGTCGGACGGAGCAGCCTCGGTTCGGAGAACGTAGGCGATGGCCAGCATGGTCAGAGCCAGCCCGCTGAGGATGAAGATGGTGACTTCTGACGGACGTGGATTGGGTACGCCTAGCGCTGACAGGACGAAAAAATTCGTGATGATAAACAGTGCCGGCATCAGCAGGAGTATGCTGAGGGCCCGCGAATGGACATCGCTCCGAAGGCTGACGATACTGAATGAGACAAACCCTAGGATGGCCCCGATTAACACGCCGACGATTGTGCCTACGAGGACGAACATGGGGAAGGCTTCTGTTGGTGGGACATCTCTGACGAACGCGACGAGCGCCGTCGCGCCATTACCGACGAAGCCCACCACGCCGATTACGGCGAAGACGCCGCCAGCACCGGCCAGCCAGCGGTTCTGGTCGGCAAGGTTCGGATACAACCCAAGTAGCCCGGTGAGGGCGGCAATCCATCCGGCGGCGATGAATGCTTGGCCAACTCCAGACCTCAGGTCTTCAAGCCCCACTAGTATATTGGCCA of the Natronomonas halophila genome contains:
- a CDS encoding glutathione S-transferase N-terminal domain-containing protein; translated protein: MLELYQAEDCPYCQKVREKLMELGVSYVNHNPRTAENDVRNQQVLEEMVALGGKDQVPFLVDNQRGAQIYESDDIVEYLEEHYG
- a CDS encoding lipopolysaccharide biosynthesis protein, which produces MRRNREESVPDDEREALLTIAHGAVVTSGGVSGQRVLTTAVEVILARGLGPTAYGVYALAWRIAQLLVQLVTFGSVPALQRYIPAYGEDPGRRSVVAGLAYATTLTFGALIAAGIWVAAPRINDLTVSQPSFPATMRAFGFLVVLLGVVAVAAAVFRAVGSARGEVTFNRLLRPAARLVGGVAALWVGSNVVGVAGGIVVATGLLAVAAVPLSSRVTGITPSLRGVRSEARRFYNHAAPVAMSSLGKVFQSRIDVLLVGALLSAVAAGVYNAVLVLIAIAWIPLLSFNQLLPPVASELYADGETGTLNAVYSSVTRLIVTTVVPILAVLVVYGRELLGVFGPTYTQGYVALVVYLAGVFVGSAVGATGWLLMMTDHQYARMALDWFLAALNVGLTYAFILELGLEGAALGTSLAIAIQNGIQVFLLRRFEGLWPFDRTFLTPLAAGAVALVVMWAVRLAVPGLAAVAVGGVVGVLAYVGCLYVLGVDPRDRLVVRELADRYASDLTRLLPR
- a CDS encoding two-component system sensor histidine kinase NtrB produces the protein MGRDSTLFANLGRRLFEKAVEASGHSVYFTDRNGVIQYVNPAFEEVTGYTAAEAVGKTPRILKSGEHDEAFYEELWETILAGDVWRNELINRRKSGERYVVDQTIAPVEDDGEITHFVAINVDITDQHDYERRLERQNERLDEFASVVSHDLNNMLTVASGNTELARETGDHSRLDRVEEAHDRMQELTDELLTLARSGQAVENEQAVSLVSAAKEAWSTTATADATLACEDDVDVVADRERLRQLFENLFRNAVEHGSTSPRSSTREDAVEHGSTSPPSRTQEDAIECGSASPSSSSRTDAVEHGSDPPASEPPTGGDAKRDGDGVTVRVGVDDDTIYVADDGVGIDPDERTEVFEKGYTTDDDGNGYGLTIVRNIAEAHGWGVNVTESSAGGARFEITDAEFDA
- the folP gene encoding dihydropteroate synthase, which codes for MEYHEAANFLFDLRRYSPRTGVESTRRLLDYLDAPDDGLRVVQIAGSNGKGSTARMVERILREAGYDVGLYTSPHLDDIRERVRIDGRKVPKAAVTEFVEEVEPYVTDEAAEGQSPTFFETTTALAVWAFARADVDIAVLEVGIGGKHDATSAVDAEAAAVTSVTLEHADILGDTVEEIARDKAAVVPEDKPLVTATTGGVLAAVKDVAGDVVRVGEDDDADVRVTDRGREDIEQAVDLSAADWSARTHLALLGSYQARNAGVAAALARQLGSVAVEDIERGLRNASWPGRFEVMEQAPLVVLDGAHNPGSCEGVSETLGTFDYDDLHLVFGAMCDKDHAGMADALPTADHVYTCRPDFERAESIDALAAVFEDDAETVDAVGSVTHAVETAVENAGEDDAVLVCGSLFVVAEARRRWTREYVPKRVPDIDTAADVLEGANVTEGGVYRMRGKGVHRVLATRVRPKQAAYLKQELLSLGGECATSGVDAQDRELVDVVLMGTLSQFKRLSEKLQGQPDGLPAVGTEIREALGIQYRPETGDYPWADGTAIMGILNVTPDSFHDGGRYDTLDDAVERAERMVENGADIIDVGGESTRPGADPVPIEEEIDRVVPVVEALAETDALVSVDTRKADVARAALDAGADILNDVSGLEDPEMRLVAADYDVPVVVMHSIETPVDPGADVEYDDVVADTIDSLTERVLLAEKAGLDRSQIIVDPGLGFGKSAAENFELLGRVDEFRALGCPILVGHSHKSMFGLVDDGGPDERLASTVAGSAIAAERGADIVRVHDVAENAAAVRTAEAAADPERFAKK
- a CDS encoding AMP-dependent synthetase/ligase — protein: MSWRQAEREYTDEVIGETTIPELIFGSVDRNAERDAQLYKGGIYDRSLTPEIAPEPPAGEYGAITYAEFGDIVRNLTAGFRDLGVGPDDRVGIYADTRMEWIQSDFAVQAAEGVVTTVYTESSAPQVEYLLDDNDAMGCVVGTEGLLETLLEVEADLDLEFIVTLDDVSDEYTNRDDVHTLADVHDIGAETFDEAAFQSWLDNREWTDLCSLVYTSGTTGDPKGVQLSHKNWRTSFNQLRKRIGPRPDKGEDVPAMEGGMTALAFLPLAHAFERINHFHELAIGMTVAYAESADTVGDDLQQVQPEAAASVPRVYERIYAQMREQASESPVKKRIFEWAVDTAQTYDDADDPGFLLETKLKLADKLVFSQVRDALGGNIELFVSGGGSLSADLAKLYRAMGLTILEGYGLTETAPALTVNPPEDIRIGTMGVALCDVDLELDPNVVSEETKESADGEVGELLAKGPNVFEGYWNKPDKTEAAFTDDGYFRTGDIVARDEDGYVTFVDRLKNLIVLDTGKNVAPEPIEDEFATSARIDQIMVVGDDEKFVAAIVAPNFEELWEWADEEGLDLPETPEDAIETDEVRAWIDEEIDRVNDRLAKHEQIKAFRLVATEWTPDNDLLTPSMKKKRRNIRGTFEDELDEIYGRAAADETGPEAEATTD
- a CDS encoding glycosyltransferase family 4 protein, whose protein sequence is MRVAVVFRSPPPQSDRDGAARLKRLAVAFADRGHDVTVYCVGWWGEDTRRIQLDGVTYEAVVHDRPALFYTRITGLLARHRPDVVLVSPDPPGAVVSARIGALAARAPLVCDWYGDEPGAADSRWGGAAARLPTRVVAPSELQRTRVRERGASGEGTVVVPNGIDFSLVESTDPDERREVVYARRLDEAANLESLLLALAELRGEDGWTATVVGDGPQRADYERQARDLGIGDRVEFVGDLDREDRVAVYRGAHTFVQTSRHETFADELLWALAAGCVGVVEYQEDSSAHELVERRERGIRVTDMEALDEAIADSWELAFRDIDSDFEEFDHGAVVDDYLDLFRDCGAE